In a single window of the Nicotiana tomentosiformis chromosome 8, ASM39032v3, whole genome shotgun sequence genome:
- the LOC104094636 gene encoding uncharacterized protein produces the protein MHYMKELCKKFTKIEFKHIPRIQNEFADALATLSSMIQHPYKNCIDHIEVEMRDQHAYFFHVNEELDSKPWYHEIRKFLATREYLENATNSQKRSLRRLANHVFLNGEVLYRRTPDLGLLRCVDVVEATRILEEICIETCGPHMKGFTLAKKILRARYVQKFHRS, from the coding sequence ATGCACTACATGAAAgagctatgcaagaagttcacgaagattgagttcaagcacaTCCCCAGGATTCAAAACGAGTTCGCCGACGCCCTCGCAACTCTATCATCCATGATTCAGCATCCATACAAGAACTGCATCGACCATATAGAGGTAGAGATGAGGGATCAACATGCATATTTCTTCCACGTAAATGAAGAGCTAGATAGTAAACCATGGTATCACGAAATTAGGAAATTCCTTGCAACCAGAGAGTACTTGGAAAATGCTACTAATAGTCAAAAGCGATCCCTCAGGAGGTTGGCGAACCACGTTTTCCTCAACGGGGAAGTCCTGTACAGGAGGACCCCAGACTtgggtttgttgagatgtgtagatgTCGTCGAGGCAACAAGGATATTGGAAGAAATATGCATAGAAACGTGTGGACCCCACATGAAAGggttcacattagccaagaagATCTTGAGAGCTAGATACGTACAGAAGTTTCACCGAAGCTAG